From the genome of Cytophagales bacterium WSM2-2:
AGGACATTGATGCTGTAATCATCGCTACGCCCTGGGAGTTACACACTCGAATGTGCATCGATGCCATGAATGCAAAAAAATATGTAGGCTGCGAAGTAATCACCGGAATGACTGTCGATGAGTGTTGGGAAATTGTTCGCACTTCTGAAAAGACAGGAATGCCCTTGATGATGCTCGAAAATGTTTGCTACCGGCGAGATGTTATGGCCGTAATGAATATGGTGCGTCAAAATCTGTTTGGAGAGTTAGTTCATTTGCAGGGCGGCTACCAGCACGACCTGCGCGAGGTAAAATTCAATGACGGAAAACATATCTACGGACACGGTGCCGAATTTGGAGAAAAGGGTTTTTCGGAAGCACAATGGCGTACACAGCATTCGGTAAATCGCAATGGCGACCTCTACCCCACCCACGGCATCGGGCCCATCGCGATGATGACTAATATCAATCGAGGCAACAGGTTCACTCAGCTTGTATCATACTCAACCAAGGCGCGCGGTCTGCATGAGCACATTGTAAAAATGGGTGGAGAAAATCACCCCAACACTAAAGTCAATTTCAAACTGGGCGATGTCGTTACCACAATGATCCGGACAGCGAACGATGAAACAATCTTATTGCAACACGACACCAACCTACCGAGGCCTTATTCGCTCGGATTCCGTGTGCAGGGAACGAAAGGAATATGGATGGATGTCAATCGTTCCTTATACATCGAAGGGCAAAGTCCAAGGGCACATCAATGGGAAGATGCCAAAACGTGGCTTGATAAATATGACCATCCACTGTGGAAAAAATACGGGAACGATGCAGCCGGTGCCGGTCATGGCGGCATGGATTGGTTCGTACTCAATGCATTCATAGAATCCGTAAAACGAAAGACCGCCCCTCCTCAAGACGTGTATGATGCGGTAACATGGAGTGCCATTACTCCCTTATCGGAAAAATCAATTCAGCAAAACGGGGCAAGTGTAGAATTCCCCGACTTTACCAATGGCCAATGGAAAAACCGGAAGAACAATTTCGCCCTTGATGACACGTATTAATCAATGCCGAATTGGGGAATTAACTAATTGATTTTATCTTGCCTATCTTTTTCAAAAATTAAAAGCGTCAAAATGATAAATCTTGTACTCTTTGGACCTCCGGGTGCTGGCAAAGGAACACAAAGCGAAAAGCTCATCAAAAAATATGGCTTCGTTCATATTTCAACTGGAGATTTATTCCGATGGCACACAAAAAATGACACTCCGCTCGGCAAAAAAGTAAAAGAAATCATGAACAGTGGAGCGTTGGTTCCCGACGAGATCACTATCGCCATGTTGAAAGAAGAGTTGGATAAAAATCCGCAAGCCAAAGGTTTTTTGTTTGATGGTTTTCCTCGCACGGTTCCCCAGGCAGAGGCCCTCGACAAGTTTATGAAAGACAATGGATCTGCCATCCATTTTGTAATTGCCCTGGATGTCAATGAAGCTGAACTCCGAGCACGAATTGCCAAGCGAAGGACTACCGAGAATCGTGCCGATGACGAAGAGGAAAAGTTGAACAAGCGCGTGACCGAGTATTTCACAAAAACAGTTCACGTTCTT
Proteins encoded in this window:
- the adk gene encoding adenylate kinase; translated protein: MINLVLFGPPGAGKGTQSEKLIKKYGFVHISTGDLFRWHTKNDTPLGKKVKEIMNSGALVPDEITIAMLKEELDKNPQAKGFLFDGFPRTVPQAEALDKFMKDNGSAIHFVIALDVNEAELRARIAKRRTTENRADDEEEKLNKRVTEYFTKTVHVLPYYEKQSRLNTVHGVGDIETIFNNICKVIDKK
- the nagA gene encoding alpha-N-acetylgalactosaminidase, translated to MKTRRDFIKTTTLAGAAFSILPSGVVFSKSADTKVRLGFIGVGARGQNHLELALDRDDVEVVAICDIQQRMIDMSLGIIANSGKAKPQIILDGPLGYKKLLENKDIDAVIIATPWELHTRMCIDAMNAKKYVGCEVITGMTVDECWEIVRTSEKTGMPLMMLENVCYRRDVMAVMNMVRQNLFGELVHLQGGYQHDLREVKFNDGKHIYGHGAEFGEKGFSEAQWRTQHSVNRNGDLYPTHGIGPIAMMTNINRGNRFTQLVSYSTKARGLHEHIVKMGGENHPNTKVNFKLGDVVTTMIRTANDETILLQHDTNLPRPYSLGFRVQGTKGIWMDVNRSLYIEGQSPRAHQWEDAKTWLDKYDHPLWKKYGNDAAGAGHGGMDWFVLNAFIESVKRKTAPPQDVYDAVTWSAITPLSEKSIQQNGASVEFPDFTNGQWKNRKNNFALDDTY